In a single window of the Pseudomonas sp. B21-015 genome:
- a CDS encoding 4-oxalomesaconate tautomerase has protein sequence MQRIPCVLMRGGTSKGPVFLAWDLPVSIEERDEILLSVMGSGHELEIDGIGGGSPQTSKVAIVSPSLHPDADVDYLFVQVMVSQRRVDTAPNCGNMLCAVGPFAIEQGLVKATDELTRVRIRNLNTGTFVTSDVQTPNGKVSYEGDTAIDGVPGSAAPVQLTFLDAAGSKTGKLFPTGSTQDWFDDIPVTCIDMAMPMLIIEARHLGKRGDETPAELDADKDFLQRLEALRLRAGMAMGLGDVSDKVIPKPVLVSKAKAGGTIQVRYFMPHNCHRALAITGSIGLATACVSEGSVVAQMLGNTGGPRLQQVRIEHPSGGIDVVLSYTGENGETIRASVVRTARRLFSGFVYAPVSQRLAG, from the coding sequence ATGCAACGAATTCCTTGTGTCCTGATGCGCGGTGGTACCTCAAAGGGACCGGTATTTCTCGCCTGGGATCTACCTGTTTCGATTGAAGAGCGCGATGAAATATTGCTCTCGGTGATGGGCTCCGGTCACGAACTGGAGATCGACGGCATCGGCGGCGGCAGCCCGCAGACCAGCAAGGTCGCCATCGTCAGCCCGTCGTTGCATCCCGACGCTGATGTTGATTACCTGTTCGTTCAGGTCATGGTGTCCCAGCGTCGGGTGGATACCGCCCCGAACTGCGGCAACATGCTCTGTGCGGTTGGGCCGTTTGCCATCGAGCAGGGCCTGGTCAAGGCGACCGATGAACTGACTCGCGTGCGGATTCGCAATCTCAACACCGGCACCTTCGTCACCTCTGATGTGCAGACACCAAACGGCAAAGTCAGCTATGAAGGCGACACCGCCATCGATGGCGTGCCTGGCAGCGCGGCACCGGTTCAACTGACATTCCTTGACGCGGCGGGCAGCAAGACCGGCAAGCTGTTTCCAACCGGCAGCACCCAGGACTGGTTTGACGACATTCCGGTGACCTGCATCGACATGGCCATGCCGATGCTGATCATCGAGGCGCGTCACTTGGGCAAACGCGGCGATGAAACTCCGGCCGAGCTGGACGCCGACAAAGACTTTCTGCAGCGCCTCGAAGCCCTGCGTTTGCGGGCCGGCATGGCTATGGGGCTGGGCGATGTCAGCGACAAGGTCATCCCCAAGCCGGTGCTGGTATCGAAGGCCAAGGCCGGCGGCACGATTCAGGTTCGCTACTTCATGCCGCACAACTGTCACCGTGCGCTGGCCATTACCGGCTCCATCGGTCTGGCCACGGCCTGTGTCAGCGAAGGCAGTGTGGTCGCGCAGATGCTCGGCAATACCGGCGGGCCGCGTCTGCAACAGGTGCGAATCGAGCATCCGAGCGGCGGCATCGATGTCGTCTTGTCCTACACCGGTGAGAACGGTGAGACAATCCGCGCCTCTGTTGTTCGTACCGCCCGAAGGCTGTTTTCCGGCTTTGTATATGCCCCGGTTTCCCAACGGCTCGCCGGGTAG
- a CDS encoding LysR family transcriptional regulator encodes MEYELQDIRSFVKIAELGSFHEAADALHLSQPALSRRIKKLEEGLGTTLLDRTTRKVSLTSVGRDFLPKARRLLDDFDDSILNIRELAERQIGQVTLACIPTAAFYFLPSVIRLYNERYPKIRIRLLDLSANEGLEAVLRGEADFGINMMSGQHPDIEFVSLVNEPFVLACRRDHELAQRTSVTWSELSDYRLIGVGRLSGNRMLLDHALSGLSWRPQWFYEVQHLSTSLGMVEAGLGVSAMPSLAMPAADHPTLVSIPLTDPVVNRTLGLVYRRGASLSPAAEKFVSILLEQWPH; translated from the coding sequence ATGGAATACGAGCTCCAGGACATCCGATCTTTCGTGAAAATCGCCGAATTGGGGAGTTTTCACGAGGCTGCCGACGCACTGCATCTGTCACAACCGGCCTTGAGCCGACGGATAAAAAAACTTGAGGAGGGTTTGGGGACTACGTTGCTCGACCGAACCACGCGCAAGGTCAGCCTGACCAGCGTCGGCCGCGATTTCCTGCCCAAGGCTCGCCGATTGCTGGATGACTTCGACGACTCGATCCTGAACATCCGTGAGCTGGCCGAACGGCAAATCGGTCAGGTGACCCTGGCCTGCATTCCAACCGCTGCGTTTTACTTCCTGCCGTCGGTGATTCGTCTTTATAACGAGCGCTACCCGAAAATCCGCATCCGTCTGCTCGACCTCAGCGCCAATGAAGGGCTCGAAGCGGTGTTGCGGGGGGAGGCCGACTTCGGCATCAACATGATGAGCGGCCAGCACCCGGACATCGAATTCGTTTCACTGGTCAACGAACCCTTCGTCCTGGCCTGCCGTCGTGACCATGAACTGGCCCAGCGGACGTCCGTGACCTGGTCAGAACTGAGCGATTACCGGTTGATTGGCGTCGGACGCCTGAGCGGCAACCGCATGTTGCTGGACCACGCCCTGTCGGGCCTGAGCTGGCGTCCGCAGTGGTTTTATGAAGTGCAGCATTTGTCCACCTCGCTGGGCATGGTCGAAGCCGGGCTTGGGGTTTCCGCCATGCCTAGCCTCGCAATGCCAGCGGCGGATCACCCAACACTGGTGAGCATTCCGCTGACTGACCCCGTCGTGAACCGGACACTCGGCCTGGTGTACCGTCGGGGCGCATCGTTATCGCCGGCGGCGGAGAAGTTCGTTTCGATCCTGCTCGAACAATGGCCCCACTGA
- a CDS encoding monovalent cation:proton antiporter-2 (CPA2) family protein, which translates to MPHEGNLLQAAVVFLFAAVLTVPLAKRLQLGAVLGYLFAGVIIGPSVLGLIGNPQSVSHISELGVVLLLFIIGLELSPRRLWVMRKSVFGVGLAQVLLTGSVIGVLALFVFGQSLNSAIVLGLGLALSSTAFGLQSLAERKELTSPHGRLAFAILLFQDIAAIPLIAMVPLLAGGDHTTSAAEDLNHGLRVLGSIAVVVIGGRYLLRPVFRVVAKTGLPEVSTATALLVVIGTAWLMDLVGVSMALGAFLAGLLLADSEYRHELEAQIEPFKGLLLGLFFISVGMGANLSLLLSAPVVVLGLTVLLIALKLPLLFVVGRLAGGLGKVNAIRLGIVLAAGGEFAFVVFKIGRDQGLFEPRLYDLLVLTITLSMALTPLLLLACARLVKPKVQPVEVPQKFREIDTDTPRVVIAGMGRMGQIVARILRAQNIKFVALDTSVETIELSRSFGGVPLFYGDPMRPEILSAAKVEQAEFFVIATDDPETNIKTAELVHKLYPHIKIIARARNRQHVHRLVDVGAEAVRETYYSSLEMTRRTLVGLGLTQAQADARIKRFTHHDEQVLEAQHAVYDDAAKLMQTAQEARAELAKLFESDQLEEEAGKV; encoded by the coding sequence ATGCCCCACGAAGGCAACCTGTTGCAAGCCGCTGTCGTCTTTTTGTTCGCGGCGGTGCTCACCGTGCCCTTGGCCAAACGCCTGCAATTGGGGGCGGTGCTCGGCTATCTGTTTGCCGGGGTGATCATCGGGCCGTCGGTGCTGGGCTTGATCGGCAACCCGCAAAGCGTCAGCCACATCTCCGAACTCGGGGTGGTGTTGTTGCTGTTCATCATCGGTCTTGAGCTGTCGCCGCGACGTTTGTGGGTGATGCGCAAGTCGGTGTTCGGCGTGGGCCTTGCGCAGGTGCTCCTGACCGGTTCGGTGATTGGCGTACTGGCGTTGTTCGTGTTCGGCCAATCCCTGAACAGTGCCATCGTGTTGGGCCTGGGCCTGGCGTTGTCGTCCACTGCATTTGGTTTGCAAAGCCTGGCCGAGCGCAAGGAACTGACCAGCCCTCATGGGCGGTTGGCGTTCGCGATTTTGCTGTTCCAGGACATCGCCGCGATCCCGCTGATCGCGATGGTGCCACTGCTGGCCGGCGGCGATCACACCACCAGCGCCGCCGAAGATTTGAACCATGGTTTGCGGGTTCTGGGCAGCATTGCGGTGGTGGTGATCGGCGGGCGTTATCTGTTGCGCCCGGTGTTTCGCGTGGTGGCCAAGACCGGTCTGCCAGAGGTGTCCACTGCCACCGCGTTACTGGTGGTGATCGGCACGGCGTGGCTGATGGACCTGGTCGGCGTGTCCATGGCACTCGGCGCGTTCCTCGCCGGTTTGCTGCTGGCGGACTCCGAATACCGCCATGAACTGGAAGCGCAGATCGAGCCGTTCAAGGGCCTGCTGCTGGGGCTGTTTTTCATCAGCGTCGGCATGGGTGCCAATTTGAGTCTGCTGCTCAGTGCGCCGGTCGTGGTGCTGGGGCTGACCGTGCTGCTGATCGCCCTCAAGCTGCCGTTGCTGTTTGTGGTCGGCCGACTGGCCGGGGGGCTGGGCAAGGTCAATGCGATTCGCTTGGGCATCGTGCTGGCGGCTGGTGGTGAATTTGCCTTTGTGGTGTTCAAGATCGGTCGGGATCAGGGCTTGTTCGAACCGCGCCTGTACGACTTGCTGGTGCTGACCATCACCCTGTCGATGGCACTGACACCGCTGTTGTTGCTGGCCTGCGCACGACTGGTCAAACCCAAGGTTCAACCGGTAGAGGTGCCGCAGAAGTTTCGCGAAATCGACACCGACACACCGCGCGTGGTCATTGCCGGCATGGGCCGTATGGGGCAGATCGTTGCGCGGATTCTGCGGGCGCAGAACATCAAGTTCGTCGCCCTCGACACGTCGGTGGAAACCATCGAACTGTCCCGCAGCTTCGGCGGCGTGCCGCTGTTCTACGGTGACCCGATGCGCCCGGAAATCCTCAGCGCGGCCAAGGTCGAGCAAGCGGAGTTTTTCGTGATCGCCACCGATGATCCAGAGACCAACATCAAGACGGCCGAGCTGGTGCACAAGCTCTATCCGCACATCAAAATCATCGCCCGCGCCCGCAACCGTCAGCATGTGCACCGGTTGGTGGATGTCGGGGCTGAAGCGGTGCGGGAAACCTATTACTCCAGCCTGGAAATGACCCGGCGGACCCTGGTTGGACTAGGGTTGACCCAGGCCCAGGCAGATGCGCGGATCAAGCGTTTCACCCATCACGATGAACAGGTGCTGGAAGCCCAGCACGCGGTGTATGACGATGCGGCCAAGCTGATGCAGACCGCTCAGGAAGCGCGTGCGGAACTGGCAAAACTGTTTGAGTCGGATCAGTTGGAGGAGGAAGCGGGTAAGGTTTGA
- a CDS encoding DNA alkylation repair protein — protein MADQTSPALKEIFNAERLAHIATEMTAVYPEFDAKAFLKLAKTGLTELSVMQRMARVSECLHAVLPLGYEESLDVLRALAPRLNSAFVSMFLPHYVATYGAHTFDLSMNALKYFTAFGSSEFAIRHFLRSDIERSLALMHDWSLDENEHVRRLASEGSRPRLPWSFRLEPVQADPTLAAAILDNLKADDSLYVRKSVANHLNDITKDHPEWVLALIEGWSLENKHTAWIARHALRSLIKQGNKRALAIIGAGGTPEVEIIDVKVEPAVIRLGEKITLSFRVKSTVPDSQRLVIDYAIDYVKANGSTSAKVFKLKALTLSDNASEAISRSQHIKELTTRRHYAGQHAVHILVNGERLASTHFRIIADAH, from the coding sequence ATGGCTGACCAAACCTCCCCCGCCCTGAAGGAAATCTTCAACGCCGAACGCCTCGCGCACATCGCCACCGAGATGACGGCGGTCTACCCCGAATTCGATGCCAAGGCCTTCCTGAAACTGGCCAAAACCGGTCTGACGGAGTTGTCAGTCATGCAACGCATGGCCCGCGTCAGTGAATGCCTGCACGCGGTATTGCCACTCGGTTATGAAGAATCCCTGGACGTTCTGCGCGCCCTCGCCCCGCGCCTGAACAGCGCCTTCGTCAGCATGTTTTTGCCGCATTACGTCGCGACCTACGGCGCTCATACGTTCGATCTGTCGATGAATGCGCTCAAATATTTCACAGCCTTCGGCTCATCGGAATTCGCCATCCGGCACTTCCTGCGCAGCGATATCGAACGCTCGTTGGCGCTGATGCACGATTGGTCGCTGGATGAAAACGAACACGTCCGGCGCCTGGCCAGCGAAGGCAGCCGACCACGCCTGCCATGGTCGTTCCGCCTTGAGCCGGTCCAGGCCGACCCGACACTGGCGGCTGCGATCCTCGACAACCTCAAGGCCGACGACAGCCTCTACGTGCGCAAATCCGTGGCCAATCACCTCAACGACATCACCAAGGATCATCCCGAGTGGGTGCTGGCGCTGATCGAGGGTTGGTCACTGGAAAACAAGCACACAGCGTGGATCGCCAGACACGCCCTGCGCAGTTTGATCAAACAGGGTAACAAGCGGGCGCTGGCAATCATTGGCGCGGGCGGCACGCCCGAGGTTGAAATCATTGACGTGAAGGTCGAACCGGCGGTGATTCGCCTGGGTGAGAAAATCACCCTGTCTTTCAGAGTGAAGTCCACGGTCCCGGACAGTCAGCGATTGGTGATCGATTACGCTATCGATTATGTCAAAGCCAACGGCAGCACCTCGGCAAAGGTGTTCAAACTTAAAGCCCTCACACTGTCCGACAATGCCAGCGAAGCCATTAGCCGCAGTCAGCACATCAAGGAACTGACCACCCGCAGGCACTATGCCGGCCAGCACGCGGTGCACATTCTGGTAAATGGCGAACGCTTGGCCAGCACCCATTTCCGAATTATCGCTGACGCTCATTGA
- a CDS encoding cytochrome b: MTRDSAVHRYGKLSITLHWLMLALFVGVYGCIEIKGLLPRGHALKGLFLGLHGVFGLSIFALVWVRLLGRLTPRPPITPAPPTWQTGASHLMHLALYVLMIATPLLAWLMLAAGGKPMPYFEFFLPAPVAVDPVLAKQLKHWHELLGSTGYWLIGLHAAAGLLHHYWVRDNTLTRMLPGGSGVGVNERQR; encoded by the coding sequence ATGACCCGAGATTCAGCAGTACATCGGTATGGAAAACTCTCGATTACCTTGCACTGGCTGATGCTGGCGCTGTTCGTCGGCGTTTATGGTTGCATCGAGATCAAAGGATTGCTGCCCCGTGGGCATGCCTTGAAGGGCCTGTTTCTGGGGCTGCACGGCGTATTCGGGTTGAGCATTTTTGCGCTGGTCTGGGTTCGCTTGCTCGGGCGCCTCACGCCTCGGCCACCGATTACCCCGGCCCCGCCAACCTGGCAAACCGGCGCCTCGCACCTCATGCACCTGGCGTTGTATGTACTGATGATCGCAACGCCGCTATTGGCCTGGTTGATGCTGGCCGCCGGTGGCAAGCCGATGCCGTATTTCGAGTTTTTCCTGCCGGCGCCCGTGGCGGTTGATCCGGTGCTGGCCAAGCAACTCAAGCATTGGCATGAATTGCTCGGCAGCACCGGCTATTGGTTGATTGGTTTGCATGCAGCGGCGGGTTTGCTCCATCACTATTGGGTCCGCGACAACACGCTCACGCGCATGCTGCCGGGGGGCTCTGGTGTGGGGGTCAATGAGCGTCAGCGATAA
- a CDS encoding thermostable hemolysin produces MPDFDWNIPLPLHFGQAETPQMSLARALPDDPQRPVFEAFIQQRFRKAHGADIRQFMPQLFGMNDASGTLCAVAGVRLAGADSLFLERYLDEAIDPLISDAAGQPVDRAGIVEVGNLAASDTGSARLSIIAITYLLAMGGLEWVAFTGNIGLVNSFHRLGLKPVTLCAADPARLGDDRHHWGSYYESQPWVHVGNIRAGFIHLRNIGLFNRLGLPASLEEPSHVA; encoded by the coding sequence ATGCCCGATTTCGACTGGAACATCCCTCTGCCCCTGCACTTCGGCCAAGCCGAAACCCCGCAGATGAGTCTGGCCAGAGCCTTGCCGGACGACCCCCAGCGTCCGGTCTTCGAAGCTTTTATCCAGCAGCGTTTTCGAAAGGCCCACGGCGCCGACATCCGCCAATTCATGCCGCAGCTGTTCGGCATGAACGATGCGTCAGGCACGCTGTGTGCGGTGGCTGGCGTACGACTGGCCGGTGCCGACTCCTTGTTTCTGGAGCGTTATCTGGACGAGGCAATCGATCCGCTGATCAGCGACGCTGCCGGCCAACCCGTGGACCGGGCCGGTATTGTCGAGGTCGGGAACCTTGCCGCCAGCGATACCGGCAGCGCTCGTCTGAGCATCATCGCCATCACCTACCTGTTGGCCATGGGCGGGCTGGAATGGGTGGCGTTCACCGGCAACATCGGGCTGGTGAACAGTTTTCATCGCCTGGGCTTGAAGCCGGTGACACTCTGCGCCGCCGATCCTGCGCGGCTGGGCGACGACCGTCACCACTGGGGCAGTTATTACGAGAGTCAGCCATGGGTGCATGTCGGCAACATCCGCGCCGGTTTCATCCATTTGCGCAACATCGGTCTGTTCAATCGCCTGGGGTTGCCGGCGTCCCTTGAGGAGCCCAGCCATGTCGCCTGA
- a CDS encoding AMP-binding protein — protein sequence MSPEMERFKQTLRHHAEHKSSTIALWGDQLKLDYATLYAEVMYRQQRLRDEHVKVVALALDNGTEAMLWDLAVLFEGLTCLTLPPFFSPAQRSHCLEQSQAERVIAEPELEAELQAAGYEKTGEFWSRTFSGPNRIPEGTAKLTFTSGTTGTPKGVCLSAESLLRVARELDQASKPTHPRHHLALLPLAILLENLGCYAALYAGATLSVPSQKNLGIQGASGVDVPRLLGCLASRAPESLILVPQLLLMLVSAAEQKAFNPQSLRFAAVGGARVCEELLHRAQRIGMPVYEGYGLSECASVVCLNRPGAHRPGSVGRPLPHVGIRLADDGEVLVKGSTLLGYLGQAPYHDEWWPTGDLGEFDPEGFLYLNGRKKHQFITSFGRNVNPEWVEAELTQRRHIAQAFVYGEAMPTNHALLWPHRPDCTDDELTAAVAQANEALPDYAQVHHWTRLDQPFTAANGLLTANGRPRRDAIVERYRAQLTESVFSEESAS from the coding sequence ATGTCGCCTGAAATGGAGCGTTTCAAACAAACCCTGCGCCATCACGCCGAACACAAAAGCAGCACGATTGCCTTGTGGGGCGATCAGTTGAAACTGGACTACGCCACGCTGTACGCCGAGGTCATGTATCGCCAACAGCGTCTGCGCGATGAGCACGTCAAAGTGGTCGCGCTGGCCCTGGACAACGGCACCGAGGCGATGCTCTGGGACCTGGCCGTACTGTTCGAAGGCCTGACCTGCCTGACGTTGCCGCCCTTCTTCAGCCCGGCTCAACGCAGTCATTGCCTGGAACAGAGCCAAGCCGAACGGGTGATTGCCGAACCGGAACTGGAAGCCGAACTGCAGGCGGCCGGCTACGAGAAGACCGGCGAATTCTGGAGTCGCACCTTCAGCGGTCCGAACCGGATACCCGAAGGCACCGCCAAACTGACCTTCACCTCAGGCACCACCGGTACGCCCAAAGGCGTGTGCCTGAGCGCCGAAAGTCTTTTGCGGGTGGCCCGTGAACTGGATCAGGCGAGCAAGCCCACCCATCCGCGGCATCACCTGGCGCTGTTGCCCCTGGCGATTCTGCTGGAAAACCTCGGTTGTTATGCCGCGTTGTATGCCGGTGCGACCCTGAGCGTGCCAAGCCAGAAAAACCTGGGCATTCAGGGTGCCAGCGGTGTCGATGTGCCGCGGTTGCTGGGGTGTCTGGCCTCCCGCGCGCCCGAGAGTTTGATCCTGGTGCCACAGTTGCTGCTGATGTTGGTCAGCGCCGCCGAGCAAAAAGCGTTCAACCCCCAATCGCTGCGATTTGCCGCTGTGGGCGGTGCGCGGGTTTGCGAAGAACTGCTGCATCGTGCGCAACGCATCGGCATGCCGGTATACGAGGGTTACGGGTTGTCGGAATGCGCGTCGGTGGTGTGCCTCAATCGCCCGGGAGCACACCGCCCCGGCAGTGTCGGTAGGCCCCTGCCCCATGTCGGGATTCGCCTGGCCGACGATGGCGAAGTGCTGGTCAAGGGCTCGACCCTGCTCGGCTATCTGGGGCAAGCGCCCTACCACGATGAATGGTGGCCGACCGGCGATCTCGGTGAGTTCGACCCGGAAGGTTTTCTCTACCTCAACGGGCGCAAGAAACATCAGTTCATCACCAGTTTCGGCCGCAACGTCAACCCGGAATGGGTCGAAGCCGAACTCACTCAGCGTCGCCACATCGCTCAGGCGTTCGTCTACGGCGAAGCGATGCCAACCAACCACGCCCTGCTCTGGCCCCATCGGCCGGACTGCACCGACGACGAACTGACCGCCGCCGTGGCCCAGGCCAACGAGGCCTTGCCCGATTACGCCCAGGTTCATCACTGGACCCGTCTCGATCAACCGTTCACCGCCGCCAACGGCTTGCTGACCGCCAATGGCCGACCGCGCCGCGACGCCATCGTCGAACGTTACCGGGCGCAGCTCACTGAATCCGTTTTTTCCGAGGAATCCGCATCATGA
- a CDS encoding TenA family transcriptional regulator: MSFFDTLQEATLQERHELFNLPIIRDALEGQVSLDSYRAFLAQAYYHVRHTVPLMMACGARLPQRLEWLRKAVCEYIDEEYGHEQWVLDDIAACGGDKEAVRDGRPSLPIELMVSFLYDLIARDNPVGLFGMVNVLEGTSIALATHAAGSIRERLALPETAFSYLSSHGSLDIEHMQTYRRLMNTLEDPADQAAVIHASKVVYKLYTDMFRGLPRDGENLHAPV, from the coding sequence ATGAGTTTTTTCGACACCCTGCAAGAAGCCACCCTGCAAGAACGCCACGAGTTGTTCAACCTGCCGATCATCCGCGATGCCCTTGAGGGTCAGGTCAGCCTGGACAGCTACCGTGCCTTCCTCGCCCAGGCCTACTACCACGTACGCCATACCGTGCCGTTGATGATGGCGTGCGGCGCACGTCTGCCGCAGCGGCTGGAATGGCTGCGCAAAGCGGTGTGCGAATACATCGACGAGGAATACGGCCACGAGCAATGGGTACTCGACGACATCGCGGCCTGTGGCGGCGACAAAGAGGCGGTGCGTGACGGTCGTCCATCGCTGCCGATCGAGTTGATGGTCAGCTTCCTCTACGACCTGATTGCCCGAGACAACCCGGTCGGCCTGTTCGGCATGGTCAACGTGCTGGAAGGCACCAGCATTGCCCTGGCCACCCACGCGGCCGGCAGCATCCGCGAACGCCTGGCGCTGCCAGAAACCGCCTTCAGCTACCTGAGCTCCCACGGCTCGCTGGATATCGAACACATGCAGACCTACCGTCGGCTGATGAACACACTCGAAGACCCGGCGGACCAAGCCGCGGTGATTCATGCCTCGAAGGTCGTGTACAAGCTCTACACCGACATGTTCCGCGGCCTGCCCCGCGATGGGGAGAATCTGCATGCGCCCGTCTGA
- a CDS encoding SDR family oxidoreductase, translating into MRPSEARVVLTGASGGIGLAIASTLCASNAQVLAVARNRESLEPLLERYPEQLRWVDADLTLPDDRRKVLAAAEAIGGINLLINAAGVNHFAMLEQLDDSEINAMLAVNVSAPICLTRLLLPLLKQAESAMVVNVGSTYGSIGYPGYASYCATKFALRGFSEALRRELADTRISVLYVAPRATHTSMNSPAAQALNDALKANVDDPQTVATAVIHAIAGDRRDLYLGWPERFFVRLNSLLPHLVDRGLRKQLPLIRRLSQKPDNESLKP; encoded by the coding sequence ATGCGCCCGTCTGAGGCTCGCGTGGTGTTGACCGGAGCCAGCGGCGGCATCGGTCTGGCCATCGCCAGCACCCTGTGTGCCAGTAATGCGCAAGTATTGGCCGTGGCCCGGAACCGGGAGTCGCTGGAACCCTTGCTCGAACGCTACCCGGAGCAGTTGCGTTGGGTCGATGCGGACCTGACCTTGCCCGACGACCGGCGCAAAGTGCTGGCCGCGGCCGAGGCCATCGGCGGTATCAACCTGCTGATCAATGCCGCGGGCGTCAACCATTTCGCCATGCTCGAGCAGCTCGATGACAGCGAGATCAACGCCATGCTGGCAGTGAACGTCAGCGCGCCGATCTGCCTGACCAGGCTGTTGCTGCCGCTGCTCAAGCAGGCCGAGAGTGCCATGGTGGTGAACGTCGGCTCGACCTACGGCTCCATCGGCTACCCCGGTTACGCCAGCTATTGCGCCACCAAGTTTGCCCTGCGCGGCTTCTCCGAAGCCCTGCGCCGGGAACTGGCCGACACCCGGATCAGCGTGCTTTACGTTGCCCCTCGGGCGACCCACACCAGCATGAACAGTCCGGCGGCCCAGGCGCTGAACGATGCGCTCAAAGCCAATGTCGACGACCCGCAAACCGTTGCCACGGCGGTCATCCACGCGATTGCCGGTGACCGGCGCGATTTGTACCTGGGCTGGCCGGAACGCTTTTTCGTGCGCCTGAACAGTCTGTTGCCGCATCTGGTGGACCGTGGCTTGCGCAAGCAGTTGCCGCTGATCCGTCGCCTCAGTCAGAAGCCCGATAACGAGAGCCTCAAACCATGA
- a CDS encoding tetratricopeptide repeat protein yields MKRIVTCLLLAALSQSVWALDAADQQRLNGIQQSWAHIQYELPAEQRTAAFEKLATQASAFTQERQSLAEAWIWSGIVTSSWAGAQGGLGALSKAKAAKVDLEKALTIDPKALQGSAYTSLAALYDRVPGWPIGFGDADKAEQLLKQALQLNPTGIDSLYFWGDHLYRQKRYGEAREALQKALQAAPRPGRESADAGRRKEIQALLVDVNKKLD; encoded by the coding sequence ATGAAAAGAATCGTCACTTGCTTGCTGCTCGCGGCGTTGAGCCAAAGCGTCTGGGCGCTGGACGCAGCCGATCAGCAGCGCCTCAATGGCATTCAGCAAAGTTGGGCGCACATTCAATATGAATTGCCCGCCGAACAGCGCACTGCGGCCTTCGAAAAACTCGCGACCCAGGCCTCGGCGTTCACCCAGGAACGCCAATCCCTGGCCGAAGCGTGGATCTGGTCCGGCATTGTCACCAGCAGTTGGGCCGGAGCCCAGGGTGGCCTCGGCGCCCTGAGCAAAGCCAAGGCCGCCAAAGTCGATCTGGAGAAAGCCCTCACCATCGATCCCAAGGCCCTGCAAGGCTCGGCCTACACCAGCCTTGCGGCGTTGTATGATCGCGTGCCCGGCTGGCCCATTGGTTTCGGCGATGCCGACAAGGCCGAACAACTGTTAAAGCAGGCTTTGCAGCTGAACCCGACCGGCATCGACAGCCTGTACTTCTGGGGCGATCATCTTTACCGTCAAAAGCGCTATGGTGAAGCCAGGGAAGCACTGCAAAAAGCCCTGCAAGCGGCACCGCGTCCTGGTCGGGAAAGCGCCGATGCCGGGCGCCGCAAAGAGATCCAGGCGTTACTGGTGGACGTGAACAAGAAACTCGACTGA
- a CDS encoding response regulator, whose translation MRLLLIEDDVALGEGIHQALGREGYTVDWLQDGSNALHSLLSETFDVAVLDLGLPRMDGLEVLRRLRASGSNLPVLILTARDATEDRIAGLDAGADDYLIKPFDLAELKARLRALLRRSAGRAQVLIEHAGIRLNPGTQQVSYQGEPVALTPKEYQLLHELLSPPGRVMTRDHLMQLLYGWNEEAESNTLEVHIHHLRKKFSTDLIRTIRGVGYLVEERR comes from the coding sequence GTGCGCTTATTACTGATAGAGGATGACGTAGCCCTTGGCGAGGGCATTCATCAGGCCCTGGGTCGTGAGGGTTACACCGTCGACTGGCTGCAGGACGGTAGCAACGCCTTGCATTCACTGCTCAGCGAAACGTTTGATGTGGCCGTGCTCGACCTCGGCCTGCCGCGCATGGACGGTCTGGAAGTGTTGCGCCGCTTGCGGGCCAGCGGCTCGAACCTGCCGGTACTGATCCTCACCGCCCGGGATGCCACCGAAGACCGCATCGCCGGGCTGGATGCCGGCGCCGACGATTACCTGATCAAGCCCTTCGACCTGGCCGAACTCAAGGCTCGCCTGCGGGCCTTGTTGCGCCGTAGTGCCGGTCGCGCCCAAGTGCTGATCGAACACGCCGGCATCAGACTGAACCCCGGCACCCAGCAAGTCAGTTATCAGGGTGAGCCGGTGGCGCTGACGCCCAAGGAATATCAACTGCTCCATGAATTGCTCTCGCCTCCGGGCCGGGTCATGACCCGCGATCACCTGATGCAACTGCTTTACGGCTGGAACGAAGAAGCCGAAAGCAACACCCTGGAAGTGCATATCCATCACCTGCGCAAGAAGTTCTCCACCGACCTGATCCGCACCATCCGCGGGGTGGGTTATCTGGTGGAGGAGCGTCGATGA